In Pristis pectinata isolate sPriPec2 chromosome 26, sPriPec2.1.pri, whole genome shotgun sequence, the genomic stretch CTTTATTTGGGGCAGTGTTCACCAAGTCAAAAATGGTAAGTATGCATCACCTGTTGATACAGCACTACACCCACATCACACATCTTGGACACACAAGCAGATAGTCAATCACTGAAGTCCATCGTATGCATCGACTGACAGCCTTCCACTCCTCTTGTAGGAGAAGGTGGGACATAATTGATGCAAGCTGGTGAGACAAGCGTGGCTCCAAAGGCTTACCATCAGGAGGATATTTCTGGCCTGTATTAGAGTGGCTGTTACAACCATGTTTAGCTAGAAGTGTCAAATGATCTATCTTGGTCTCCTCCTAAGATCACCACAACATAGGAGCCAGTCTTtaatcaatttgattcacttcacatGTTATGAAGAAACAgctggatgcagcaaaggttgTTGGATCAGACAACATGCCAGCCGTGGCACTGAAGACTTGCATTCCAGAATTAGCTTCAAgttcagccaagctgttccaatagaGTTtcacactggcatctacccgacaCTCTGGCTAATTACCACTCATCAGTAGCaatggagtcctgatgcagggttttgactggaAACAATGACaatgcctctctctcctccacccccccccccccccccccaagccaccGCTTccctcacagatactgcttgcacaatgttcagttccatttgtaattcctcagcaagtgaagtagCCCGACCTACATGCAGCAAGGCCCAACAACGGTCAGacatgggctaataagtggctAGTAACATTCATGctgcagaagtgccaggcaatgaccatcgcCAGCAAGAGAGTTTGACTTGCCACCTTAGTGTTCAATGGCGTTACTATCAccgagttccccaccatcaatatcctgggggtcaccactgactggAGACTCAaatgaccagccacataaatagtgATTTAGAAGAGACAGATGTATGCTAGGTAACTTATGGTGATGGACTTACTTCTTGCTATCCTTTTCATCATCTATAAGATATAACTCTGGAGTGTGATGatatactttccacttgcctggatgagtgcagctccaacgacTGTGAAGAAAATTGACGTTAGCCGGGacaaagccatctggttgataggcaCCTCATCatccaccctaaatattcattctctccactggtgcacaatggctgcagtgtactTGCAGTTATTTACCCAGAATGCTCTTGACTTATGACCTCTACAGTCAAGAAGGACGAGCTACAAGCACATTGAaataccaccacctgtaggttatCTTCCAAATTGCACACTACCCTGACATGGACCTTTATTGGGGCTAAATCCATACCCAATAGGGCAatggagtaccttcactagaaggacaccagtggttcaagaaggtggctcaccaccatcttctcaagtgcagttgggaatggacaataaatactggaccTGCTAGCAATGCCTAGATCCTGAATGATGAATAATGAGAGAAAAAATGCACCCCACCATCCCATTCATCCCCAgttttttcccttcctttcctgCAGGTTAAGGTTGGGAATTCTGGCTGAATTTCCCCTTATGAATCCAGTGTGTTGTATTGCCTCATGTGGTGATCAGTCCCCTCAAACCAGAACTTGTAGTTGGGACCTTTCTGTTGTGTGCAGCACACTTCTAACTCAATAATTTGCTCAGCCTTCGGGAAAGCTTAATTTTTGTATCTATGGTACCAATAGAAATCATTTAGCATGGAAATTGACAGGCAGTATCTGTTGTTCTTTCTGGACTCTTGAGGTTACTTTGTGCAATCTTTCTTTTCCATGATTTACTCACTGAGTTGCTCTACAAAAATCAACAAAATTTGTTTTCTGATCAGCAGTCTGACCCTAGCTTGCTGCTGGCTCTATCCCAGAGTTGGGATAAATCTAAGGCCAATATTTACCACTGTCTCATTTTGTTCATCTTCTCTGCTTAAATCAACAGTTAGTAAAGCAAACCCAATTTCCCTTCAAAGTGTGTTTTGATTACTATATTATGCCTTTCCATTTCAAGTGTTGGGTTAGTCTGGGTGGGtttgaacaaaaaaaaggctATCAATCATTCAGTTTAGTGGGCTGGATTCTGTGATTCTAGTTGCCAGCACATCCATCAATAACAATTCAGCTGTTGTTGACTTGCACAGAATGAGAAAGTAGTTTGGCAGACACAGGTTGTTTGCTTCAACCCGTTTCTGTTGATGTTTATCAAGGGCAGTACATATTCACCCTGTTTATGCACTTTCCTTGGGTTTTTACGTGGGGCTAGAAATTTATATTAGGTGAATTTGATTGTTTTGTGTATATAAACATTGAAGCTGCTGATTTGCACAGGTTCTAGACAGTACCCAATACATTGTGTATGCAACACTTTGGAATGACTTCACTCTTCCTGTAGCACTGCATTGGAGCATCCCTAGCTGAAATTCCATCATGTTTTTCAGATTAAGGAACATTTTGGGTAACTTCTGGGAATATATAACAGCCCCTCACAGCTGCAACACTATTTAAAGGCCACCCAGCCACTATGCACTTAGTTGTACAGAGTGATACATGGAGTTTTGAGACTTTCACGGGAGAGGATGCAACTGGCTTCTATGGCCTCTGATGAGGTGTAAGTTGTTACTTCTTTCCTGAGTGCTTCTAAGGTGATCTCAGTGGGTGTGATACATGAAAGGAAACATGGCAGAGATACCTGGGGGAGGGTAAGTAGGGATCATGCCTGGAAACCTCCATCTCCcaagagttcaagagctgcaatagttcaccatcaccttcttgaGAGTAATTAGGAATAGGCTTCCAGTGATACCCATATCtcataaataaagaaaattgacACTGTGAGCCACTGTCCTACCTCCACTTCTCCAAGGAGCAATGTATCTGGAGCTGTATAAATGTGCATTTCTGCCTGGAGAAGTGAAGGTCACCGTGAACTCCCGACTTCCAGACCATTTCACGTGGTGATGACTTGATTTTGTCCTGTTTTCTAGTATCCAGTTCACTGTTGCACTTTGGAGGCCAGGGTTGCTCCCTCCTTACAGAAAAGGACCTTTTTTCACCCTTCTTGAATAGGGATCCACCTGACAGCCAGTGCATGTGGGCCTTTGAGGACTGTCGTTTTCCTGTAAGTTCAGGGAGCATCAAACTACACAAGGGTGCTTTGGGCTCCTATGTGTACTCGGGTCTCTTTGACTTTCTCACCCTAAACATGTGCACAACTGGTTTATGACCACAAGAAGGATTTTCTAATGGTCATTGCCATTCATGTTTCAAGAGTCACACTGGGGGTCCTCTTTCCACAGCTCCTCAGCCCTCTTGACAACCACAGGTCCTGCTAAACATTGTCAATGGCTTTTCAAGGTGAGGTTCTGGTTTCAACCACATTGCAGATCTCCCAGAAGAAGGATGGATCCTTTATCTGTATCATTTCCTGCACAGGCCACAACCTGGTGACTCTGAGGGTTCAGCCCAGTTTCTGAAAGCCTGCAGAAGCAGATGGAGGATGAAACTGAGCAGCAGCATGGTAGCAAATGGAGGCCTTCTCTGGGGGTTCTTTTGCAGATCCTGCTGTTTGTATCAATGGGATCTATTAAGTGCAAAAACCTGGCCTTAACACTTCCTTAGTCAAGTACCAGTTCTCCCACCTGTGACAGAGTCTGTGGCTCCCTCCTAGGAGTCAGCCACCTCTGGGCCCACagcactggagtggaagcaaatcatcttcaACCCCAGTAAAAGCCTTCTCTGCAGTAGAAGAGCCTTTATTTCTCAAATGTCCTTGTATGGAATGTCCAGCTTTATGCTTATTGTTTGACCTGTGGCAATAGATTAAACTGAATATTTGGATTGGTGAATGTGGTGCCAATTGAGCAGTTGCCTCTTCCGGCATGATGTTAAGCTGTTCTCCTTCATACTCCTAATTTATCCCTTATGGCCAGTGCAAAGTCTTTGGGGAGACAAGAGGTGACACAattgcctctgacctgctcttgtagccacagtatttgtttGGCTGGTCAAGTTAAGTTTCTGGCAACCAGCAGGGAGCTAATATCAAATTCAGGATATGTGCAAGCTATGAACATTTAGGccttttctctgtgtgtttcattTGATAAATCAGCACACATCTGTTAAAACAATATGAGTTTACACATTTGAAGCTGTTTTCTTAGCAGCAGAAGTTTCTAATGGTTAGGCAATGTACTTGTTTTTCCTTAACATGTTAatgtttaagagaagtttagCGGTAAAGCAATATAACTCCACATTCCATCTTGTTTCCTGTCAGAATGCCAATGCCAGTGGAGTGAATCTGCACAATTAGTCCCAACCCTCACCACCTTTGTGGGAGAGCATCACGGATAAAATCAATGTTCGTAAGGATAACTATTTGGGTGATTTTTATACAAGGGAGCAGGAACCAGTGAGTTTCTCACAACCATTTGTGagtttctttattcatttatgaATGGAGGAAGTGAAGTATTACATTTGGAATGGGTATATTTCTAACAGTAGAAGGGATGTAATGGCTATGGGCTTGGTTGGGGAAACATGTTGGgtactcgccccccccccccccccccccccaccccatgttaACTTTTTCATTAATACCTTTTACATTTTGCAGATACTGAGCTGTGTTTAACATTCTTCCTTGGCAGATCCCCAAATATGTTGAATATGTTGCCACTGAAACCATTTCTGTGGGTAATGAGAGTTTTACGTGGACACCATTTCCTCCTGTGGTGGCTCTGGAAGAAAGGAGCAGATCTGAGTCACTCTTCAGTCATGTGGGCATCGCTGCCAATAAGGGAGAACTAATGAATTCCACTGAACTCCATCCAGGTAGATCtcaattttctctctcagagATGGTGCAGGACAAAGATGCTTTATCTTCTGTAGGGGCAGCAAAGTATCTTGTTGTTACAAAGGCGAATCATAAAATACGGTCAAATAGCTACCAAGAAAATGTCAAATTCAACGATTCCTTTAAAGCAGATCCACCAAGAATCTCTGCAGAGCATGCTAGGAGTAAACGGGAGAACTTTTACCCAATGGATGCGGGAGACACATCATTTGATGCCCCTCCTGGTCCTGCCACGTCGCTTCAAAGAATTGATCAAGAACCAATGCAGCCGACACCGTCCACTCTGAAGCCCAGTAAAGGAAAGACAAAACAGCACAAAATGGCTGCAGGAGGGACATTGTGTGGGGAGGAGGGCCATTCTTTCCCTGAGAATAGGCTCTGTGCCACCAACATGATGAGTGATGAAGGTGCTGTCACTAAAGGGTCTGATGGGCAAGTGGAAGGAGGGCTGGACTTGGAGAGCTGCCCGATGTGCCTTGTTCGGTTTCCTGCAGGGTAAGTGTAGCTTTCTGCTGGATTTGATTATTTCTGATCTTCCTTTATCTAGCCTGTTTCATCAACACTTTTACTATCTCCTGGCTTTCATTTTTGCCATTGCTTAtttaatgtaatatttttataatTCCTGTCCGACTTTTTGAAGTTACTCTTTTTTTAGGTTAAAAAATATATGTTTATTGGGTGAAGGAAACTGGAGTAAGAGGGAAGATGGTTTGAAAATTCTGACCAAATTCTCATTatttttttgggtttttttttgcttttacgtATTTTAGACTGTTCGGGGAATTCTTTCTGGAGTTCCTTCTACTTGTTCAGATCTGTTCCACATCGCTCTGTCATTCATCTGATCTGGTTCCAAGCCTCAATTAAAGCCACTGTTATATCAGCTGGTAAAAGCAGTGCAAACATATGCTTGGGCTCATGTtgattttccatttggtccagtgGGGCCAGGGCCTGGTGTTTGTTTCCCATCTGACTCTTAATTATATGGGTGAAATCAGGACTTTACTCAGTGGAGGGTAATAGACATGAACCAAAGGCTGTTGGAGTAGAAATTGGTACTCACAGGGCCCATATGAAATGGACATAACCAGATCCTGTTTCAGGATCCAACTTCTTAAATCTGTCTTCAGGCTCAAGAGTTTATTCATGGGGTGTTTGGTGCTGATGGGGGAAATGAACTGAACGTCTGGGTCAGTGGTCCAGCTAGTTGAGACACTTAACCATATTCTACTATATCAGATGTTCCTCGGAGTGCACACCTAGTAATTTACTTGGTAGATTATCCTGGGTTCAGGGACTTGAGAGTGAACTCCAGATCTGGAGACCCTCTTGGCTACATCTCTTTGTCTAACAGGCATAAAGGCCTCCAGGGAGTGGACTGGCTAATGTGGTCCCTTCAGAATAGCCACCACTCAGAGAGGACCCCAAATACCTGGGAGTCAGGAGTGGGCATCTGCTTTCTGCTTTGCTTGGCATATATTAAAAaagattaattttgtttaatagctCATGTGTTTTCCTTTTCTCAGTTTTATTTAAGCCGTaagtacatttaaaatattactgGACTTACTGGTTTCTTTAAGACTATCTACAAGAAAAAAATTCGAAGAtgtgttgttttctgtggaaGTGAGTACTACTACTAGCTGATACCTCGCACTTGCTGAGTGTTGGTAACTAAAGCTGAATTTCTCCCCAATATCTCTGGGGTGAAAAGTTTCCAGTGGATGGCAGGATTCATCATGAGGGGTTGTGGAGAGTAGCttctgtggggagggatgtagttacagatatgggtgctTTAAGAAGCATTATTTCCAGTATACAAGTCTTGTTGGGTCCTGCTTGCAGTGTTGTTTGCATCAGGCACATCTGAGAACTGCAGATTTGTTAAATGAATGAAACAATTCCTGCTGCTGAGCCCTCAGGCTGAAGGGTCACAGGATCAGCTAAATGCTGAGCTTCAAGATATAGATGTGATCATTTACTGGTTCAAAGTAAGCTGCGGTGCATTTCTAGCCTGCTACATTATAGCTCAGCAACACACGACATTTTAAATTCTGTATAGATGCAAAACTTTTCTGGTGTCCCCAGACCACGAGTACAAATTTATAGCAGCTTATCCTTGTTGGTGAGGAAGATCTGGGATTTTGGTGCTTGGTTGCTCCTGGGATAACTGTTCTCATATGGGGTGATGTTGCTACAGTGTTTCCAAGAAGGGAGGAAGAATTATCCAGGATTCCTACAACCCACCAGTGCTGCAGGAAAACTTCCTGCAGTCACACTTGTACGTGGTCACTGACTGCTCAGCTTCACATTAGGACGACCATTTGGTGAGCTTGAGGAATGAGGCCTTGGTCGCAACTAAAGTTTAATTCTGAAGTTGTTTCCCCTGAGTCTGCACCATTCTTGTGCACCCTTGTGATTCACTAAAATTTATAAGTAGCTTTTTACACAGCTTCCCATACTGTGTTATGAGAGTACCACTGTTGAATCTGCAGAGAAGGTTTCATGGACTTGCATGATTTGGAGAACCCTATGACTTGCTTTGCCTCCAAGACCATGCCTTGGAGTAAGTTCAAgctatactttattgtcattcacccgtatgctataaaaacacatggaggaacaaaatgtcatttcccccagacttcCACGACAGAGGACGTACAtaaaacagaggacatacaataaacacagacaaaaaaatgttgcaagtacaaatagtgcaaaacacggtatatacagaatacaaaattagtgcagggttagtgcaaaaccgagttggatgaagaaaatacagaacttggtgtgttgcactaaatgtataaacatgttcagcagcagccaaagttcttatatgctgttgtgcaaaccagggttTTTGACGCaccatttgtctgaaactgcttccagggtattcaggagcctgacagcctgggggataaaactgttgtacagtctagtagttctggcctggatgctccggtacctcttgccagacggcagtgggacaaataggtcgtgggagggatgagaagggtcatctatgattctgcagaccttgcgtgtgcatcgtgtgttgtagatacccaggatggagggaagaggtactccaatgatctttccagctgtataGTGTTGCTTTCTTGTGTGTACATGACCAAGCAGGTGTTAAAGTGGATTGGTTTTTGTGTTGTGTACAAGATTGTTTCTTACACATGcccttattttctttttcttgtggCAATTGATGAAGGAAGTGGGTTCAAAGTTCttaaattttacattattttatttgATTCATGGCACaaagaaatggagtttaatatatGTTAAGGGTGTATTTCTAATTTGTGATTGATGTCGATGTGCGAGGGTTAACTACTGTATGGCCAAAATCTAAGATGGCTGGCATTGCATCAGACTCCAGCTCctcacaatgtggttgactcgTGCAATCTCAAGGCAACTAGGGGTGGGCAATGTTGCCTCTCACATAGTGGAGCTGTCTGGTGCTTGTATCAGGGTATTTAATATGGCTTATTCAACTTTTGATACATCGCTTGTACAGCAGAGCACAAGCACAGAGCTAAAGCAGAGAACacattttgaaaaggaaatagTTCATGGCAAACTGTAAAGTTTCCATGAATGGGAGTGAATTTATGGGCTGTAACAACTGTGTTTGAAGCCAGTGCTCAAATTGTGAATTTATTGGAATTAAAGTGCTTTGTGTACTGATTCTGTACTTTCCTCCCTTGAGTCTCTCTTATATCATCACCATAGTGATGCATTGTTTTCACCCAAGTTTTACACTTTTGCGCCCTAAAGATCTTGTATCAGCCATTTCAGACTATTATCATAAATCCTTGCATATCTGCTTCAGTTGCAATATGCATGTGACAAAATGTTTAGTTTATTCATAAATGTGAAGCATCAACTTCGGGAAGATTGTTTCTGGACATTGGCATGATGCATGATTTTCCTCCCAAACAGTGAAAGATGGGGCAAAAATTTTTTAGGGAAATATAATGTCTCTTTGAAGGATCATCTTACACTAATTTGACTTTGCTGACAGAAAAGGAGTATTGATGATTGTGTTGACAGTCAGGTTAAAAGAGTGGGTGCCAATAGCCAATTGTTCACTTGTCCTATCCTTGCTTTAGTGGACTGATTGGGCTACACTCCAGTTTTAACCTCTGGTGGAGTAGCCTTCAAATACTCACCATTTTATGGACGTGGAGtggatgtggagtttgcactttcagGTGAAGATTGGATTGTTTTAAAATGACACCTTTCCACCCCCATTGCTCAATTCTAAACATTGCGTGTGAGTCTCCTTAAGGTCAGAGAAGAAAAGTCAGAGTGAGAAGATCCATTCTGGATCTGATAACAACTGGGGAAGTAGCAACCATAATGTGGTTAGGTTCAAAATTAAGATAGACAAGGAGAATGTTGCTATACATCAGAAT encodes the following:
- the si:ch73-70k4.1 gene encoding uncharacterized protein si:ch73-70k4.1, encoding MAEERKLKLKRRRVAGPPQEPSPRLRRSEGRQVAGQSGNEPPEAERKQLPATVSTWLDDNDMNETDHIWALLMKSTFPDMKGSDWKTMSVPDLPLSSEKIPKYVEYVATETISVGNESFTWTPFPPVVALEERSRSESLFSHVGIAANKGELMNSTELHPGRSQFSLSEMVQDKDALSSVGAAKYLVVTKANHKIRSNSYQENVKFNDSFKADPPRISAEHARSKRENFYPMDAGDTSFDAPPGPATSLQRIDQEPMQPTPSTLKPSKGKTKQHKMAAGGTLCGEEGHSFPENRLCATNMMSDEGAVTKGSDGQVEGGLDLESCPMCLVRFPAGFTQLEVDSHLAKCLSESTEDVMW